In 'Nostoc azollae' 0708, the following are encoded in one genomic region:
- a CDS encoding trans-splicing intein-formed DNA polymerase III subunit alpha N-terminal partner DnaE-N: protein MSFVPLHIHSDYSLLDGASQLPELVDQAITLGMKAIALTDHGVMYGAVELIKVCRSKNIKPIIGNEMYIINGDIEKQERRPKYHQVVLAKNTKGYRNLVKLTTISHLQGVQGKGIFSRPCINKNSLKEYKEGLIVTSACLGGEIPQAILSKRPDAARKVAKWYKEVFGEDFYLEIQDHGSQEDRIVNVEIVKIARELGIKFIATNDSHYISCFDVEAHDALLCIQTGQLISEDKRMRYSGTEYLKSAQEMQQLFRDHLPDYVIAEAIATTEEVGDKIEPYHIMDEPKIPTPPIPSGHTPDTYAEEIAWQGLLERLNRKSRSEVDQIYKERLEYELKMLQRMGFSTYFLVVWDYIKFARDNNIPVGPGRGSAAGSLVAYAMRITNIDPVHHGLLFERFLNPERKSMPDIDTDFCIEKRDQVIEYVTNKYGADRVAQIITFNRLTSKAVLKDVARVLDIPYGEADKMAKMIPVVRGKPTKLKVMVSNETPAPEFKEKYDHDAKIRHWLDMAMRIEGTNKTFGVHAAGVVISAEPLDEIVPLQRNNDGSVITQYFMEDLESLGLLKMDFLGLRNLTLIQKTIDLIQETNGYKIDPDEITGQERKAQHILAKGQHSTLPKEVQKAYSLLESGDLEGVFQLESSGMKQIVRDLKPSNIEDISSILALYRPGPLDAGLIPKFINRKHRREEIEYETGILEPILNETYGIMVYQEQIMKIAQDMAGYSLGQADLLRRAMGKKKVSEMQKQEEKFIDGAMKNGVKKQVAEKLFADMLKFAEYCLSYKTEVLTVEYGLIPIGEIVEKRIECSLFSVDENGNIYTQPIAQWHHRGVQEVYEYCLDDGTIIRATKDHKFMTTIGEMLPIDEIFERDLNLLQVNGLPTE, encoded by the coding sequence ATGTCTTTTGTACCTTTACATATTCACAGTGACTATAGTTTGCTCGATGGAGCAAGTCAATTACCAGAGTTAGTAGATCAAGCGATCACACTGGGGATGAAAGCGATCGCCCTCACAGATCATGGTGTCATGTATGGCGCTGTTGAACTGATAAAAGTCTGTCGTAGTAAGAATATTAAGCCAATTATTGGCAACGAAATGTATATTATTAACGGTGATATTGAAAAACAAGAACGCCGTCCTAAATATCATCAAGTTGTCTTAGCTAAAAATACAAAAGGTTATAGAAATTTAGTTAAATTAACCACAATTTCTCACCTTCAAGGTGTGCAAGGTAAAGGTATTTTTTCCCGTCCTTGTATTAATAAAAATTCGCTCAAAGAATATAAAGAAGGTTTAATTGTCACCAGCGCATGTTTAGGTGGAGAAATTCCCCAAGCAATTCTTAGTAAGAGACCAGATGCCGCCCGAAAAGTTGCTAAATGGTATAAAGAAGTATTTGGTGAAGATTTCTATTTAGAAATTCAAGACCACGGTTCACAAGAAGACAGAATTGTTAATGTCGAAATTGTGAAAATTGCCCGTGAATTAGGCATTAAATTTATTGCTACCAATGATTCCCATTACATTTCTTGCTTTGACGTAGAAGCACACGACGCTTTACTTTGTATTCAAACAGGACAGCTAATTAGTGAAGATAAGAGAATGAGGTATAGCGGCACAGAATATCTCAAATCTGCCCAAGAAATGCAACAGCTATTTCGTGATCATTTACCCGATTATGTCATTGCCGAAGCCATTGCCACAACGGAAGAAGTAGGGGATAAAATCGAGCCTTACCATATTATGGATGAGCCGAAAATTCCTACTCCTCCTATTCCTTCCGGTCACACTCCTGATACTTACGCAGAAGAAATTGCTTGGCAAGGACTTTTAGAAAGATTAAATCGCAAATCTCGCAGCGAAGTAGATCAAATTTATAAAGAAAGATTGGAATATGAATTAAAAATGCTGCAAAGAATGGGTTTTTCTACATACTTTTTAGTTGTGTGGGACTACATCAAATTTGCGCGAGATAATAATATTCCTGTGGGACCAGGTCGTGGTTCTGCGGCCGGTTCTTTGGTCGCTTATGCCATGCGAATTACTAATATTGACCCGGTACATCATGGTTTACTATTCGAGCGATTTTTGAACCCAGAACGGAAATCAATGCCTGATATTGATACGGATTTTTGCATTGAGAAACGAGATCAAGTAATTGAATATGTAACTAATAAATATGGTGCTGATAGAGTTGCCCAAATTATTACTTTTAACCGTTTAACATCAAAAGCAGTATTAAAAGATGTGGCTAGAGTGTTGGATATTCCCTATGGGGAAGCTGACAAAATGGCGAAAATGATTCCGGTGGTACGGGGAAAACCAACTAAACTCAAAGTTATGGTTTCTAATGAAACACCAGCACCAGAGTTTAAGGAAAAATATGATCATGATGCTAAAATTCGTCATTGGCTAGATATGGCTATGCGAATTGAAGGAACTAATAAAACCTTTGGTGTTCATGCAGCAGGTGTGGTTATTTCTGCTGAACCTTTAGATGAAATTGTTCCTTTACAACGAAATAATGATGGTTCCGTAATTACCCAATATTTCATGGAAGATTTGGAATCATTGGGTTTATTAAAAATGGACTTTTTGGGTTTACGTAACCTGACTCTGATTCAAAAAACTATTGATTTAATTCAAGAAACTAATGGTTACAAAATTGACCCCGATGAAATTACTGGTCAAGAAAGAAAAGCACAACATATATTAGCTAAAGGTCAACATAGTACATTACCTAAAGAAGTACAAAAGGCATACTCATTATTAGAATCTGGAGATTTGGAAGGTGTATTTCAATTAGAATCTTCGGGAATGAAGCAGATAGTGAGAGATTTGAAGCCTTCTAATATCGAAGATATTTCTTCTATTTTGGCACTTTATCGACCTGGACCATTAGATGCAGGATTGATTCCTAAGTTTATTAACCGTAAACATCGAAGGGAAGAAATTGAATATGAAACAGGAATTTTAGAACCTATTTTAAATGAAACCTATGGAATTATGGTTTATCAAGAGCAAATTATGAAAATTGCTCAAGATATGGCAGGTTATTCTTTAGGACAAGCTGACTTACTGCGTCGTGCTATGGGTAAAAAGAAAGTTTCGGAAATGCAGAAGCAGGAAGAAAAGTTTATTGACGGTGCAATGAAAAATGGGGTGAAGAAGCAAGTTGCAGAAAAGCTATTTGCAGATATGTTGAAATTTGCCGAGTATTGTTTAAGTTATAAAACAGAGGTTTTGACTGTTGAATATGGTTTGATTCCTATTGGGGAAATTGTCGAAAAAAGGATTGAGTGCAGTCTTTTCAGCGTTGATGAAAATGGAAATATTTACACACAACCAATAGCACAATGGCATCATCGGGGTGTGCAGGAAGTGTATGAATATTGTTTAGATGATGGTACAATAATTCGGGCAACAAAAGATCATAAATTTATGACCACTATTGGGGAAATGTTACCCATTGATGAGATATTTGAAAGGGATTTAAATTTACTACAGGTTAATGGTTTACCAACAGAATAG
- a CDS encoding macro domain-containing protein — translation MLHTKTFLCRTFADYFEGLPNVEIVNGTFEDLPLLDRVVTASSCLSSANNNIDAAVLRFFGEDVEKLLQQRIQEEYLGDQPIGSSLILEINHSLHPFIAHTPSLRMPISMAGKDHVYQGMWSTLLVIRQHNKFYCNCLEKQINIVAVPGLGTTIGCIPIDEVARQISMAYQNFLLSLPPYQSSHQQQMQDLVKLF, via the coding sequence TTGCTACATACTAAAACTTTTTTATGCAGAACTTTTGCAGATTATTTTGAAGGCTTACCTAATGTAGAAATAGTTAATGGCACTTTTGAAGATTTGCCTCTTTTAGATCGTGTAGTTACCGCCTCTAGTTGCTTGTCCTCTGCTAACAATAATATTGATGCAGCAGTTCTCAGATTTTTCGGTGAAGATGTAGAAAAATTATTACAACAACGCATTCAAGAAGAGTATTTAGGAGATCAACCCATAGGTTCATCCTTAATTTTAGAAATAAATCACTCTTTACATCCTTTTATTGCTCATACTCCAAGTCTCAGAATGCCCATATCTATGGCTGGTAAAGATCATGTGTATCAAGGTATGTGGTCAACTCTGTTGGTAATTCGTCAACATAATAAATTCTACTGTAATTGTTTAGAAAAACAAATTAATATAGTCGCTGTTCCTGGGTTGGGGACAACTATTGGTTGTATACCTATTGATGAAGTGGCTAGACAAATCTCCATGGCTTATCAAAACTTCCTTCTCAGTCTTCCCCCCTACCAAAGTTCGCACCAGCAACAAATGCAGGATTTAGTCAAACTTTTTTGA
- a CDS encoding Hpt domain-containing protein produces MDIGFQLTPIKIMNPEKFQNIIGYYVEESQEHLNTIYNGSLNMQNTIDDRYELEAIFPTTFSLKGGPAMLGFTSLQKIVHNLEDCLQLLPYPIIANEPLQLLFLDIYHVLKQSVFPIKINEGVTT; encoded by the coding sequence TTGGATATTGGTTTTCAACTAACACCTATTAAAATTATGAACCCAGAAAAATTTCAAAACATCATAGGTTACTATGTCGAGGAATCACAAGAACACCTGAACACCATCTACAACGGTTCCCTGAATATGCAAAATACAATTGATGATAGATACGAATTAGAAGCAATTTTCCCTACTACCTTTAGCCTCAAAGGTGGCCCAGCCATGCTAGGATTTACAAGTTTGCAGAAAATTGTCCATAATTTAGAGGATTGTTTACAATTACTTCCTTATCCGATTATTGCCAATGAACCTCTACAATTATTATTTTTAGATATTTATCATGTACTTAAACAATCAGTCTTTCCAATTAAAATAAATGAGGGAGTAACAACATGA